The following are encoded together in the Desulfitobacterium chlororespirans DSM 11544 genome:
- a CDS encoding M56 family metallopeptidase, producing MEAIFKIVLTTSFYGGIVGMVILLVKNLLKDKLNPRWHYLLWIVLLVKLIIPFGPESAFSLYNLLEPLSQEIKFSSVPEAVSDAGIYSPEGTQAGDERSGLPAQEPAASAQNLHTYVADAFPTIWLSGLLLMLAWLIYAGFSFAGKLKTHAQPASPAVQSLLEECKTRAEIKGDIAVFIQDIVKVPSLVGMFKPRILLTPDTLRLKEQDISYILLHELSHYRRKDVWVNYLLLTLQIIHWFNPVIWYCFMHIRQDMEVAADEGVLSLLKASEHKEYGKALLAVLETINTKTRLMPRLIGMVDERKNIERRIRMIKMADFFKSRRKRVILTGILCVVILGGLLWTSASARVTSYDNGDDSDAISQNSAAQPVIGQSIEEAVSLAVKEKGKGYLEGEVLTEGHKILEVEEKDETVIAYTVASIGWFGFENGIFTGTSGSGAIPTVITFARNPNGEYSPRLVYHWQVRIFRQPDFL from the coding sequence ATGGAAGCTATCTTTAAGATAGTTTTAACCACATCCTTCTACGGCGGCATTGTCGGGATGGTCATACTTCTTGTTAAAAATCTGTTGAAAGATAAGCTCAATCCCCGCTGGCATTATTTGCTGTGGATAGTCCTGCTGGTCAAGTTAATCATTCCCTTCGGCCCGGAAAGCGCCTTCAGTTTATATAACCTTCTTGAACCCCTGTCTCAGGAAATCAAATTTTCCTCTGTGCCGGAAGCAGTCAGCGATGCAGGCATCTATTCACCGGAGGGGACTCAAGCCGGAGATGAACGGTCTGGGCTGCCGGCCCAAGAGCCCGCTGCTTCAGCCCAAAATCTCCATACATATGTGGCAGATGCGTTCCCTACTATTTGGCTTTCAGGGTTGCTTTTGATGCTTGCCTGGTTGATCTATGCCGGTTTTTCCTTTGCCGGAAAGCTAAAGACCCATGCCCAGCCGGCGTCCCCCGCTGTTCAGTCCCTACTAGAGGAATGCAAAACAAGGGCTGAAATAAAAGGGGATATCGCTGTCTTTATTCAGGATATCGTCAAAGTTCCTTCCTTAGTCGGCATGTTTAAACCAAGGATCTTACTGACTCCGGATACGTTACGCCTGAAAGAACAGGATATTTCCTATATCCTGCTGCATGAACTCAGCCATTACAGGAGAAAGGATGTATGGGTTAACTATCTACTGCTAACCCTGCAAATTATCCATTGGTTTAATCCTGTAATCTGGTACTGTTTTATGCATATCCGCCAGGACATGGAAGTTGCGGCAGATGAGGGTGTTTTAAGTTTATTGAAGGCAAGCGAGCATAAGGAGTATGGGAAAGCCCTGCTGGCGGTGCTGGAAACGATCAATACAAAAACGCGATTAATGCCGAGATTAATCGGTATGGTCGATGAACGGAAAAATATCGAGAGAAGGATCAGGATGATTAAAATGGCTGATTTTTTTAAGAGCAGGAGAAAAAGGGTTATTCTCACCGGCATTCTCTGCGTGGTGATTTTAGGCGGCCTTTTGTGGACATCGGCTTCGGCCCGGGTAACATCTTATGATAACGGTGATGATAGCGATGCCATCTCACAAAATTCAGCGGCTCAGCCCGTGATTGGTCAATCCATTGAGGAAGCTGTAAGTCTCGCTGTTAAAGAAAAAGGGAAGGGATACCTTGAGGGAGAGGTCCTGACCGAAGGCCACAAGATACTTGAAGTCGAAGAAAAGGACGAGACAGTGATTGCCTACACTGTAGCCAGCATTGGCTGGTTTGGTTTTGAAAATGGTATCTTTACCGGGACCAGCGGCAGCGGAGCCATTCCCACCGTTATAACCTTTGCCAGGAATCCCAATGGGGAATACAGCCCGCGGCTTGTATATCATTGGCAAGTCCGGATTTTCCGGCAGCCTGATTTTTTATGA
- a CDS encoding MFS transporter, whose amino-acid sequence MGNTARGLYIIGKSGFSGSLIFYDAMLPDITSEERGDRVSSHGYAWGYIGSCIPFVICLGLILTADGTGLGAAAATQLAFLITALWWILCTVPLMRSYRQVYALESGGRPVRESLSRLWHTLTHVQKHKSVFTFLIAFFLYIDGVYTIIAMAASYGKDVGISDHNLLMALLLTQVVAFPFALLFARLTKKFEATRLISASIIGYLAITLFAFQLDKAWEFWLLAVCVAVFQGGIQALSRSYFARIVPKEKANEFFGIFDIFGKGAAFFGMLLISVITQITGHSRFGVLGLAVLFGVGLWALRHHVREAKNAQAF is encoded by the coding sequence ATGGGGAATACAGCCCGCGGCTTGTATATCATTGGCAAGTCCGGATTTTCCGGCAGCCTGATTTTTTATGACGCTATGCTGCCGGATATCACTTCTGAGGAGAGGGGGGATCGTGTCAGTTCCCATGGCTATGCCTGGGGCTATATCGGCAGCTGTATTCCCTTTGTGATCTGCCTCGGGCTGATTCTGACTGCCGATGGAACAGGTTTGGGTGCGGCTGCCGCCACCCAGCTGGCCTTCCTGATCACTGCTTTATGGTGGATTCTCTGCACCGTACCGCTTATGCGCAGCTACCGTCAGGTCTACGCTTTGGAAAGCGGCGGCCGTCCCGTTCGTGAAAGTTTATCCCGGTTATGGCATACCCTTACCCATGTGCAAAAGCATAAAAGTGTCTTTACCTTTCTGATCGCTTTCTTTCTCTATATCGACGGGGTTTATACCATTATTGCCATGGCGGCTTCCTATGGAAAAGATGTAGGCATTTCTGATCATAACCTGCTGATGGCTTTACTGCTTACTCAGGTCGTAGCCTTTCCCTTTGCCCTTCTCTTTGCGCGTCTGACGAAGAAATTTGAGGCGACAAGATTAATTTCTGCTTCGATTATCGGCTATCTGGCGATCACCTTGTTTGCCTTTCAGCTGGATAAAGCCTGGGAATTCTGGCTGCTGGCAGTCTGTGTGGCTGTCTTCCAAGGGGGAATTCAGGCTCTGTCCCGTTCTTATTTTGCGCGGATCGTACCTAAAGAAAAAGCCAATGAGTTTTTTGGAATTTTTGATATCTTTGGCAAAGGCGCTGCCTTTTTCGGTATGCTCTTGATAAGTGTCATCACCCAAATCACCGGCCATTCCCGTTTTGGTGTGCTGGGGCTGGCGGTTTTGTTTGGAGTGGGTCTCTGGGCGTTGCGCCATCATGTCCGTGAGGCCAAAAATGCTCAGGCGTTTTAG
- a CDS encoding DUF3102 domain-containing protein has protein sequence MNDLVKERTPQIIAAEINNYKESSGRIQLSCAVEIGRRLMEAKAFLPHGEWGKWLQEYVSYSQLTAERYMKVAREYGQARGDSPGEEKAKSSTLKILSYSQALTLLDVPEEERTEFIAELDIENMSVRQLQRAIKEREQARQEKEETEQENRELQKALEGEKAENSELKKERDDLEAKAGELEKEKQNLEQDVEKRKAENSKLKEKPLFKSNQKLRADLTAAQIKNATHKVAFKFEALERAFKELTYELNLLLMIDKDVYGEYRKTLRKFLLKCLDEKVGN, from the coding sequence ATGAATGATTTGGTAAAGGAACGCACTCCGCAGATCATCGCGGCGGAGATCAACAACTATAAAGAGTCCAGCGGGAGAATCCAGTTATCCTGTGCTGTGGAGATAGGCCGGCGGCTGATGGAGGCCAAAGCGTTTCTTCCTCACGGAGAATGGGGAAAATGGCTGCAGGAGTATGTGAGTTATTCTCAGCTTACGGCAGAGAGATATATGAAAGTCGCCCGGGAGTACGGGCAGGCCAGGGGGGACTCCCCAGGGGAGGAAAAAGCAAAATCATCAACGTTGAAGATTTTATCCTACTCCCAGGCACTGACTCTGCTGGATGTCCCGGAAGAAGAGCGGACAGAATTCATCGCCGAACTGGATATCGAAAATATGTCTGTACGCCAGCTGCAGAGGGCCATCAAGGAGCGGGAGCAGGCCAGGCAGGAAAAAGAGGAGACGGAACAGGAAAACAGGGAGCTGCAGAAAGCTCTGGAGGGCGAAAAGGCGGAAAACAGTGAGCTGAAAAAAGAACGTGACGACCTGGAGGCCAAGGCTGGGGAACTGGAGAAGGAAAAACAAAATCTGGAGCAGGATGTGGAGAAAAGGAAGGCTGAGAACAGCAAGCTCAAAGAAAAGCCGCTCTTCAAGAGCAATCAAAAGTTGAGGGCTGACCTTACTGCCGCCCAAATTAAGAACGCTACCCATAAAGTTGCTTTTAAATTTGAAGCTTTGGAAAGGGCATTCAAAGAACTGACTTATGAGCTGAACCTGCTGCTTATGATTGATAAGGATGTGTATGGGGAGTATCGGAAAACTCTGCGGAAGTTTCTGTTGAAATGTCTGGATGAGAAAGTGGGAAATTGA
- a CDS encoding BlaI/MecI/CopY family transcriptional regulator gives MKTIPQISAAELEVMKILWELKSCTSTQIIERLAEVSDWKPKTIHTLITRLVSKEAVSAVKIDGKSYLYSPGVSEEEYKRYANQSFLHKLYNGSLNLMLASFIKEQHLSKSEIEELKKMLDEEM, from the coding sequence TTGAAGACAATCCCCCAAATCTCTGCGGCGGAACTGGAAGTCATGAAAATACTATGGGAATTAAAAAGCTGCACCAGCACTCAGATCATAGAAAGATTAGCGGAAGTATCGGACTGGAAACCCAAGACCATTCATACCTTGATTACCCGGCTGGTCTCCAAAGAGGCGGTCAGCGCCGTCAAAATCGATGGTAAATCCTATCTCTATTCGCCTGGCGTCAGTGAAGAGGAATATAAACGCTATGCCAATCAATCCTTTTTGCATAAGCTCTATAACGGTTCACTAAATCTCATGCTGGCCAGCTTCATTAAGGAGCAGCATCTATCCAAAAGCGAGATAGAAGAGCTTAAAAAAATGTTGGATGAGGAGATGTAA